The following proteins are encoded in a genomic region of Oncorhynchus keta strain PuntledgeMale-10-30-2019 chromosome 8, Oket_V2, whole genome shotgun sequence:
- the LOC127931311 gene encoding translation initiation factor eIF-2B subunit beta-like, which translates to MPGADKETDLTERIEAFLADLKRGGSGTGPLRGSGEMARETTYLLRRITAQARWSSAGDLMEIIRNEGRRMTAAQPSETTVGNMVRRVLKIIREEYARSRGSSEETEQQESLHKLLTAGELSEENFRQHFVHLKANVIEAINELLTELDGTTDNIAMQALEHIHSNEVIMTVGRSRTVEAFLKDAARKRKFHVIVAECAPFCQVYAILSPLIRFHQPSLYPSIIIPPSNYTSIPIYPSLPACLYPSSLHPTIPPSLSIPLSLHASIHHPSIQLYLHPYLSLSPCMPLSIIPPSNYTSIPIYPSPLNTFYGDGQ; encoded by the exons ATGCCTGGGGCAGACAAGGAAACAGATCTTACGGAACGAATCGAGGCTTTTCTTGCCGATTTGAAGCGGGGAGGCAGTGGGACAGGACCCCTCCGAGGGTCGGGGGAAATGGCCAGAGAAACCACATATTTGCTTCGGAGAATAACAGCCCAGGCACGATGGAGCAGCGCAG GTGACCTGATGGAGATCATTCGCAATGAGGGAAGGAGAATGACGGCCGCCCAACCGTCCGAGACCACCGTGGGCAACATGGTACGCCGCGTGCTCAAGATCATCAGGGAGGAGTATGCCAG GTCCCGTGGTAGCAGTGAGGAGACCGAGCAGCAGGAGTCCCTCCACAAGCTGCTGACGGCAGGGGAACTGAGTGAGGAGAACTTCAGACAGCACTTTGTTCATCTCAAAGCCAACGTCATAGAGGCCATCAATGAACTCCTCACAGAGCTGG ATGGCACCACAGACAACATCGCCATGCAGGCCCTGGAGCACATCCACTCCAACGAGGTCATCATGACTGTCGGCCGCTCACGCACCGTCGAGGCCTTCCTCAAAGACGCAGCGAGGAAACGCAAGTTCCACGTCATCGTGGCCGAGTGTGCCCCCTTCTGCCAGGTATACGCTATACTTTCACCCCTCATTCGCTTCCATcaaccctccctctatccatccatcatcatccctccatccaactATACCTCCAtccctatctatccctctctccctgcatgcctctatccatcatccctccatccaactATAC CTCCAtccctatctatccctctctccctgcatgcctctatccatcatccctccatccaactATACCTCCAtccctatctatccctctctccctgcatgcctctatccatcatccctccatccaactATACCTCCATccctatctatccctctcccct GAACACTTTCTATGGAGATGGTCAGTGA